One window from the genome of Actinoplanes teichomyceticus ATCC 31121 encodes:
- a CDS encoding MarR family winged helix-turn-helix transcriptional regulator — translation MKYLDIKITDVENFVIKAPGATTRKARQDNDRMIEHDGVDRILAQWATERPDLETTAMGIFGRIQRIARLASDATERAYATYGIGRPEFDVLATLRRSGEPFQLSPGALAASMMLSTGGTTARLDRLEKAGLVARSPDPGDRRGVLVRLTDKGFQVADQAVAAGLAEQQRLLAHLTPAQQAELSALLRALLAGN, via the coding sequence GTGAAGTATCTCGACATCAAGATAACTGACGTCGAGAATTTCGTCATCAAGGCACCCGGCGCGACGACGAGGAAGGCGAGGCAAGACAATGACCGGATGATCGAGCACGACGGTGTCGACCGGATCCTGGCCCAGTGGGCGACCGAACGCCCCGACCTGGAGACCACCGCGATGGGCATCTTCGGGCGGATCCAGCGGATCGCCCGGCTCGCGAGCGACGCCACCGAGCGTGCCTACGCCACCTACGGCATCGGCCGCCCGGAATTCGACGTCCTCGCCACCCTGCGCCGCTCCGGCGAACCGTTCCAGCTCTCGCCCGGCGCGCTGGCCGCGTCGATGATGCTCAGCACCGGCGGCACGACCGCGCGCCTGGACCGGCTGGAGAAGGCCGGTCTGGTCGCTCGCTCGCCCGATCCGGGCGACCGCCGGGGCGTTCTGGTCCGCCTGACCGACAAGGGATTTCAGGTGGCTGACCAAGCGGTGGCCGCCGGTCTGGCGGAGCAGCAACGCCTGCTGGCTCACCTCACGCCGGCGCAGCAGGCGGAGCTTTCCGCCCTGCTACGCGCCCTGCTGGCCGGTAACTGA
- a CDS encoding glutathione S-transferase family protein yields the protein MASGEYTRDQRYIATRITADGRTGYPVEPGRYRLVVSRACPWANRAIIVRRLLGLEDALSMGVAGPTHDERSWSFDLDPGGRDPVLGIERLREAFFRRFPDYDKGITVPAIVDVPSGAVVTNDFAQITIDLSLEWSALHRPGAPRLYPEESRAEIDEVNALVYRDVNNGVYRAGFATSQDAYETAYHRLFDRLDWLSERLAGQRYLVGDSITEADVRLFTTLVRFDAVYHGHFKCNRAKLSEMPVLWAYARDLFQTPGFGDTIDFVHIKQHYYEVHRNINPTGIVPVGPRLHGWHSPHGREALGGRPFGDGTPPPPPKPAEVVPAGHGAE from the coding sequence ATGGCTTCCGGTGAGTACACCCGCGACCAGCGCTACATCGCCACCCGGATCACCGCTGACGGGCGCACCGGCTATCCGGTCGAGCCGGGCCGGTATCGCCTGGTGGTGAGCCGGGCGTGCCCGTGGGCCAACCGGGCGATCATCGTGCGGCGGCTGCTCGGGCTGGAGGACGCGCTGTCGATGGGCGTCGCCGGGCCGACCCACGACGAGCGCAGCTGGTCGTTCGACCTCGACCCCGGCGGGCGCGATCCGGTGCTCGGCATCGAGCGCCTGCGGGAGGCGTTCTTCCGGCGATTCCCGGATTACGACAAGGGCATCACCGTCCCGGCGATCGTGGACGTGCCGTCCGGCGCGGTGGTCACCAACGACTTCGCGCAGATCACCATCGACCTGTCGCTGGAGTGGTCCGCCCTGCACCGGCCGGGGGCGCCGCGGCTGTACCCGGAGGAGTCGCGCGCGGAGATCGACGAGGTGAACGCGCTGGTCTACCGGGACGTCAACAACGGTGTCTACCGGGCCGGGTTCGCGACCTCACAGGATGCCTACGAGACGGCGTACCACCGGTTGTTCGACCGGCTGGACTGGCTGTCCGAGCGGCTGGCGGGACAGCGGTACCTGGTCGGCGACTCCATCACCGAGGCCGACGTGCGGCTGTTCACCACACTGGTCCGCTTCGACGCCGTCTATCACGGCCATTTCAAGTGCAACCGGGCGAAGCTCAGCGAGATGCCGGTGCTGTGGGCCTATGCCCGTGATCTGTTCCAGACACCGGGCTTCGGGGACACCATCGACTTCGTGCACATCAAGCAGCACTACTACGAGGTGCACCGCAACATCAATCCGACCGGCATCGTCCCGGTCGGGCCGCGACTGCATGGCTGGCACAGCCCGCACGGCCGGGAGGCGCTGGGCGGGCGGCCGTTCGGGGACGGCACTCCGCCGCCTCCGCCGAAGCCCGCGGAAGTGGTTCCGGCCGGCCACGGAGCGGAGTGA
- a CDS encoding SDR family NAD(P)-dependent oxidoreductase codes for MAAAVDRVRTAGRGAEPGHVRADFERLADVRALAEHLLSTYPQIDVMAGNAGMPATARRRTVDGDEATLTPTIRGPFQLSNLLRDRLRRGRIVNTSARPGRNAQRRTLRRRSAHPAESPPLHRRPRGAALDGA; via the coding sequence CTGGCCGCCGCCGTCGACCGGGTCCGGACAGCCGGCCGCGGGGCCGAGCCGGGACACGTCCGGGCAGACTTCGAACGCCTCGCGGACGTACGGGCGCTCGCGGAGCACCTGCTGTCCACGTACCCACAGATCGATGTCATGGCCGGCAACGCCGGCATGCCCGCCACGGCGCGGCGGCGCACCGTGGACGGCGACGAGGCCACCCTCACGCCAACCATCCGGGGGCCCTTCCAGCTCAGCAACCTGTTGCGGGACAGGCTGCGCAGGGGCCGGATCGTGAACACCTCGGCGCGGCCCGGCCGCAACGCCCAACGGCGCACTCTACGGCGCCGGTCGGCCCATCCGGCCGAATCCCCGCCTCTTCACCGCCGACCGCGCGGCGCGGCTCTGGACGGCGCCTGA
- a CDS encoding lipocalin family protein, which produces MPSPLAQAADRNPPGARTVTAGSGIPALVDPAADLGAKTPGPEESWADSIYFTSRVRSAGHDVGILAHTVRLPGGPGNLMLFSVHDETTGWYNSYATRFAPNTYSWSTTGLDITAPGLRWTGDARRMSVSLTVPWGSLDIILEPRGPALNYSGTGAFTLFGYTNYEYAFPDMRTTGTLTLEGRRQRITGRSWLDRQWGPNDNGPGRRWTWMNFTMPDGDAVALWDAADDNTGETHTWATVLRKDGSYQVTAATPLADDASRFWTSPTTGQRYPTRWTVTVPALDARLNVHVTGNPGQEIVLGGNGRLEATAAFQGTYRGTRVNGKNYAEMFSDWQP; this is translated from the coding sequence GTGCCATCACCTCTGGCACAGGCGGCCGACCGGAACCCGCCGGGCGCGCGGACGGTCACCGCCGGCAGCGGCATCCCGGCGCTGGTCGACCCGGCTGCGGACCTCGGCGCCAAGACGCCGGGCCCGGAGGAGAGCTGGGCCGACTCGATCTACTTCACCAGCCGGGTGAGGTCCGCCGGCCACGACGTCGGGATTCTGGCGCACACCGTCCGGCTTCCCGGCGGCCCGGGCAACCTGATGCTGTTCTCCGTCCACGACGAAACCACCGGCTGGTACAACAGCTACGCCACCCGCTTCGCCCCCAACACGTACTCCTGGAGCACCACCGGCCTCGACATCACCGCACCCGGCCTCCGGTGGACGGGTGACGCCCGGCGCATGTCGGTCTCCCTCACCGTGCCGTGGGGCTCTCTCGACATCATCCTCGAACCACGCGGTCCGGCCCTCAACTACAGCGGCACCGGAGCCTTCACCCTGTTCGGCTACACCAACTACGAGTACGCCTTCCCCGACATGCGGACCACCGGCACCCTCACCCTCGAAGGCCGGCGTCAGCGGATCACCGGCCGGTCCTGGCTGGACCGCCAGTGGGGACCGAACGACAACGGGCCCGGCCGGCGCTGGACCTGGATGAACTTCACCATGCCCGACGGCGACGCGGTAGCCCTCTGGGACGCCGCCGACGACAACACCGGCGAAACGCACACATGGGCAACGGTCCTGCGCAAGGACGGCTCCTACCAGGTGACAGCCGCCACCCCGCTCGCCGACGACGCCAGCCGGTTCTGGACCAGCCCCACCACCGGGCAGAGATACCCAACCCGGTGGACCGTCACCGTCCCGGCGCTCGACGCCCGCCTGAACGTGCACGTCACCGGCAACCCCGGCCAGGAAATCGTCCTCGGCGGCAACGGACGCCTGGAAGCCACCGCGGCCTTCCAAGGCACATACCGCGGCACCAGGGTCAACGGCAAGAACTACGCCGAAATGTTCAGCGACTGGCAGCCATGA
- a CDS encoding EamA family transporter — protein MRVLFVTALTPAVWGTTYAITTEFLPPGRPLLSGVLRALPAGLVLLALTRRLPHGAWWWKSAVLGALNIGLFFALLFVSAYRLPGGMAAVLGAAQPLLVAGLSAVLLGERVSLRTVLAGLIGAVGVALAVLTATAGLDPIGIAAGLAGTAAMAGGLVLTKRWGRPGVSLLTATGWQLTAGGLTLIPVMLLSEGVPGHLSAENLLGYGYLALIGTALAYTLWFRGLDRLPATQLSLLSLLSPVTATVIGWAALGQSLTPVQVGGMAIAFGAVVWGQWSHVRAGHHAARKAGADRTRQRPADRLRGGDVARH, from the coding sequence ATGCGGGTCCTGTTCGTCACGGCGCTCACCCCCGCCGTCTGGGGAACCACCTATGCGATCACCACCGAGTTCCTGCCGCCGGGGCGACCGCTGCTCAGCGGGGTGCTACGAGCGCTGCCGGCCGGACTGGTGCTGCTCGCGCTGACCCGGCGACTCCCGCACGGCGCCTGGTGGTGGAAGTCGGCGGTGCTGGGCGCACTGAACATCGGCCTCTTCTTCGCGCTGCTGTTCGTGAGCGCCTACCGCCTGCCGGGTGGCATGGCAGCGGTGCTCGGAGCGGCACAGCCGCTGTTGGTCGCCGGACTGTCGGCGGTTCTGCTCGGCGAGCGGGTCTCCCTTCGTACGGTGCTGGCAGGTCTGATCGGCGCGGTGGGCGTCGCCCTCGCGGTGCTCACCGCGACCGCCGGCCTCGACCCGATCGGGATCGCCGCCGGTCTGGCCGGCACCGCCGCGATGGCCGGCGGCCTGGTGCTGACCAAGCGCTGGGGGCGGCCCGGCGTCTCGCTGCTGACCGCGACCGGCTGGCAGCTCACCGCCGGCGGCCTGACGCTGATCCCGGTCATGCTGCTCAGCGAGGGCGTGCCCGGCCACCTGAGCGCCGAGAACCTGCTCGGATACGGCTACCTCGCGCTGATCGGCACCGCGCTCGCCTACACGTTGTGGTTCCGCGGCCTGGACCGGCTGCCGGCCACTCAGCTGTCGCTGCTGAGCCTGCTCTCCCCGGTCACCGCCACCGTGATCGGATGGGCGGCGCTCGGCCAGTCGTTGACGCCCGTGCAGGTCGGTGGGATGGCCATCGCGTTCGGCGCGGTCGTCTGGGGGCAGTGGTCACATGTCCGCGCCGGTCACCACGCGGCGCGGAAAGCCGGTGCGGACCGCACGCGGCAGCGCCCGGCCGACCGCCTCCGTGGTGGTGACGTGGCCCGGCACTGA
- a CDS encoding alpha/beta fold hydrolase — MRRRNSRLLALVLTLITGAAGLTVTGTPAQAAGTIAWTPCAENADLDCGTVTVPVDWAAPAGPTIEIALARHRATDPDARVGSLLINPGGPGQSGVSSVLSSTFDGDLARRFDIVGFDPRGVARSAPILCSLEAIYGLPSSRITSQARFDVMVAANRALTDDCRARTGPVFDHVDTGQTVRDMDAIRAALGEEQLNFFGMSYGTLMAQQYAENFPARVRAIVADSNMDHSVDPAGWFATEAQALQDSFDAFVTGCKRISSCALSNRDIRQFWGRLLTRAARGELADPDAPGTRYTQESLINLLADYLAYDAYWLPLAETLRNIDEGRPSSRTLRGAANAVEQQAARLSPFARAGSVPFAALADETPGEPPSVVNFSYAAIYCQDWDMRVADYPAWSRLVKQAATHAPDFPFAPRSEHAPALCLGGTLPVNNPQHRLSAQPATPLLLVNSVHDLATGYNWATAAAGQLGDAAVLLTYDGMGHIAYGRTACIDDRIVEYLSTRTPPAAGTHCAATPVPGTAEAGRSEVGGELVAAGK, encoded by the coding sequence ATGCGCCGACGCAATTCGCGCCTGCTCGCCCTCGTGCTCACCCTCATCACCGGCGCCGCCGGCCTCACGGTGACCGGGACACCCGCCCAGGCGGCGGGGACCATCGCCTGGACCCCCTGCGCCGAGAACGCCGACCTCGACTGCGGCACGGTGACCGTGCCGGTGGACTGGGCCGCGCCGGCCGGACCGACCATCGAGATCGCGCTCGCCCGGCACCGCGCCACCGACCCGGACGCCCGGGTCGGCTCGCTCCTGATCAACCCGGGCGGCCCCGGCCAGTCCGGTGTCAGTTCCGTGCTCAGCAGCACGTTCGACGGTGACCTGGCCCGCCGCTTCGACATCGTGGGCTTCGACCCGCGCGGCGTCGCCCGCAGCGCCCCGATCCTCTGCTCGCTCGAGGCGATCTACGGTCTGCCGTCCAGCCGCATCACCAGCCAGGCCCGCTTCGATGTCATGGTGGCCGCCAACCGGGCCCTCACCGACGACTGCCGCGCCCGCACCGGCCCGGTCTTCGACCACGTCGACACCGGCCAGACCGTACGCGACATGGACGCCATCCGGGCCGCCCTCGGCGAGGAACAGCTCAACTTCTTCGGCATGTCGTACGGCACCCTCATGGCGCAGCAGTACGCGGAGAACTTCCCGGCCCGGGTCCGCGCCATCGTCGCGGACTCCAACATGGACCACAGCGTCGACCCCGCCGGCTGGTTCGCCACCGAGGCGCAGGCTCTGCAGGACAGCTTCGACGCGTTCGTGACCGGCTGCAAGCGGATCAGCTCCTGCGCGCTGAGCAACCGCGACATCCGGCAGTTCTGGGGCCGCCTGCTGACCCGGGCCGCGCGCGGCGAGCTGGCCGACCCGGACGCGCCCGGCACCCGCTACACCCAGGAGAGCCTGATCAACCTGCTGGCCGACTACCTGGCGTACGACGCGTACTGGCTGCCGCTCGCCGAGACGCTGCGCAACATCGACGAGGGCCGGCCGTCGAGCCGGACGCTGCGGGGGGCCGCGAACGCCGTCGAGCAGCAGGCCGCGCGGCTCTCCCCGTTCGCCCGCGCCGGCAGCGTGCCGTTCGCGGCTCTCGCCGACGAGACGCCCGGCGAGCCGCCGTCCGTGGTGAACTTCAGCTACGCCGCGATCTACTGCCAGGACTGGGACATGCGCGTCGCCGACTACCCGGCCTGGTCCCGGCTGGTGAAGCAGGCCGCCACGCACGCGCCGGACTTCCCGTTCGCGCCGCGCTCCGAGCACGCCCCGGCGCTCTGCCTCGGCGGGACCCTCCCGGTGAACAACCCGCAGCACCGGCTCTCCGCCCAGCCGGCCACCCCGCTGCTGCTGGTGAACTCGGTGCACGACCTGGCCACCGGCTACAACTGGGCCACCGCCGCGGCCGGGCAGCTGGGTGATGCCGCGGTGCTGCTCACCTACGACGGCATGGGGCACATCGCGTACGGACGCACCGCCTGCATCGACGACAGGATCGTCGAGTACCTGAGCACCCGTACGCCGCCCGCGGCCGGCACGCACTGTGCCGCCACCCCGGTGCCGGGCACCGCGGAGGCCGGGCGCTCCGAGGTCGGAGGCGAACTGGTAGCCGCCGGCAAGTGA
- a CDS encoding quinone oxidoreductase family protein: MHAAVLSSYDAPPVYRDHPEPVATGDHEMVVEVLAAALHHLTRAKATGSHYSGTGALPLVPGADGVVRDPAGQLRYAVLDDTNAGTFADRTVIDARRSVVLPQDTDPVLVAAAMNPGMSSWIALRRRTSFTPGRRVLVIGATGNAGRMAVQVAKLFGAGHVIAAGRDAARLATLPALGADQTCTLDRIEEAADVDVVLDYVWGEPAATAMIPLLSARTDRTAPLTWIQIGSMAGPTAPIPSVALRSARLQIIGSGIGSVPARDIIAELPELAAAVAQGSIDVRARAVPLADITQVWTAGTDDRIVLVPGR, encoded by the coding sequence ATGCACGCCGCAGTCCTGTCCTCGTACGACGCGCCGCCGGTCTACCGCGACCATCCGGAGCCGGTCGCCACCGGCGACCACGAGATGGTCGTAGAGGTTCTTGCGGCAGCTCTGCACCACCTCACCCGGGCCAAGGCCACCGGCTCGCACTACAGCGGCACCGGCGCGCTACCGCTGGTGCCCGGCGCCGACGGCGTCGTGCGGGACCCGGCCGGGCAGCTGCGCTACGCGGTCCTCGACGACACGAACGCCGGGACGTTCGCCGACCGCACCGTCATCGACGCCCGCCGCAGCGTGGTGCTGCCGCAGGACACCGACCCGGTTCTGGTCGCCGCGGCGATGAACCCGGGAATGTCGTCCTGGATCGCGCTGCGCCGACGGACCTCGTTCACCCCCGGCCGGCGCGTCCTGGTCATCGGCGCCACCGGCAATGCCGGACGGATGGCGGTGCAGGTCGCGAAGCTGTTCGGCGCCGGGCACGTGATCGCCGCCGGCCGGGACGCGGCCCGCCTGGCCACGCTGCCCGCCCTGGGCGCCGACCAGACCTGCACCCTCGACCGCATCGAGGAGGCAGCCGACGTCGACGTCGTCCTCGACTACGTCTGGGGCGAACCCGCCGCCACCGCCATGATCCCGCTCCTGTCCGCCCGCACCGACCGCACGGCGCCGCTGACCTGGATCCAGATCGGATCGATGGCCGGCCCGACCGCGCCCATTCCCTCGGTCGCGCTGCGATCAGCCCGGCTCCAGATCATCGGCAGCGGCATCGGCTCCGTGCCGGCCCGCGACATCATCGCGGAACTCCCGGAGCTCGCCGCGGCGGTGGCACAGGGCTCCATCGACGTACGGGCCCGGGCGGTGCCGCTGGCCGACATCACCCAGGTGTGGACCGCCGGCACCGACGACCGCATCGTGCTCGTGCCCGGACGTTGA
- a CDS encoding MarR family winged helix-turn-helix transcriptional regulator, whose protein sequence is MTPEDSVDALIDVLVRSTFQVTGMLTRLGAENDLSLTQIRVLGILRDRRPRVTELATYLGLDKSSMSGLIDRAERRGLLARDKNPHDGRAVDVYLTPAGQELTQRLFVEGRRALAPAIGRLRPEQREQLIGLLDTILEPGNDQ, encoded by the coding sequence ATGACTCCCGAGGACTCCGTGGACGCGCTCATCGACGTCCTGGTGCGCAGCACCTTCCAGGTGACGGGCATGCTCACCCGTCTCGGCGCGGAGAACGACCTGTCGCTCACGCAGATCCGGGTGCTCGGCATCCTGCGCGACCGGCGTCCCCGGGTCACCGAACTGGCCACCTACCTGGGCCTCGACAAATCCTCCATGTCGGGCCTGATCGACCGCGCCGAACGTCGAGGGCTGCTCGCGCGGGACAAGAACCCGCACGACGGCCGAGCCGTCGACGTGTACCTCACCCCCGCCGGCCAGGAACTGACTCAACGGCTGTTCGTCGAGGGGCGGCGCGCTCTGGCGCCGGCGATCGGCCGGCTGCGACCCGAACAGCGCGAACAGCTCATCGGGCTGCTCGACACCATCCTCGAGCCCGGCAACGACCAGTAG